One bacterium genomic window carries:
- a CDS encoding PKD domain-containing protein — MFKLRICTEWIRVYLAFLLGIFSLALNVYASESEWWNTDWKYRSKLVVLTHGLKTDIDTASFLFYPVGRVNKNLSDIRIIDEQGRQTPYKVSSNEEENLIIDFKVDNASKCEYYMYFGNPKAEKIEYMLRPTASGLFLETREKARSSHPRDWSQMQTLIQQSTKIYGKGPRCQIDDLENPFGSNENYLSIYRGTIFCPLDGKYGFATNSDDASFLLVDGKLAVSWPGGHEKEGKGRPLIDKWTHQGEIYLEKGVHLIQYYQEEGTGTQLSRAGWKKPGDKDFMIIPKEAFIDKLKARQASLQAYGKPLNAFFFTEEKESMRFNRQTQELISFQFQDASISKDSGTLSYQWDFGDGSTSSERNPLHIYPADSIYKVRLQVKNVEDLMDIYEKYIQVHPRSQPKSIQLEWRVTNTLNIFYPQELLQLGVWIKNYSDTGAKLKLVWESLDNRGDKIKQGSRELVLEPNQAEKVDIPPARFIKDKSMDFYLSYGGNIITKKKIEFLDVGSEFKGLRIVEGHIEDSENSLVLFRISQTKAPAYRPHRTQNKANIVILGASFYNKDDNDNCWKILSGLLKNYYGNKVKVNLNYVEISEDAQVSSGLLGICRLEEAIKQNPDLVLFSLGMNEVISHLSLGEFKRCLTFLTTAIKSRGIRTVLVIPPPVIDKVIFSMDIAIAVKEVGLRQAVEMVDLFSAFPREETALSLLYQSDFCEKVHLLYPRRAGQSLIAKQIFETVKKNVPKPEK, encoded by the coding sequence ATGTTCAAACTCAGGATTTGCACAGAATGGATTAGAGTTTACCTGGCATTTTTGTTAGGCATTTTTTCTCTGGCTCTGAACGTTTATGCATCAGAGAGTGAATGGTGGAATACAGACTGGAAATACAGGAGCAAGCTGGTGGTTTTAACTCATGGGCTCAAGACTGATATAGATACTGCTTCTTTCTTGTTCTATCCCGTGGGGAGAGTAAATAAGAATCTGTCCGATATCCGGATAATTGATGAGCAGGGAAGGCAGACTCCTTATAAAGTCAGCTCCAATGAGGAAGAAAATCTGATTATAGACTTCAAGGTGGATAATGCCTCCAAGTGTGAATACTATATGTATTTCGGAAATCCGAAAGCAGAAAAAATTGAGTATATGTTGAGACCAACCGCTAGCGGTTTGTTCCTGGAAACCAGAGAAAAAGCACGTAGTTCCCATCCCCGGGATTGGTCCCAAATGCAGACATTAATCCAGCAAAGCACTAAGATTTACGGCAAGGGCCCTCGCTGCCAAATCGATGACCTGGAGAACCCTTTTGGTTCTAATGAAAATTATCTCAGTATCTATCGTGGGACTATTTTCTGTCCGCTGGATGGCAAATATGGATTTGCCACTAACTCTGATGATGCCTCATTTTTGTTAGTTGATGGCAAGTTAGCAGTAAGCTGGCCTGGCGGGCATGAAAAGGAAGGTAAAGGACGACCCTTGATAGATAAATGGACTCACCAGGGAGAAATCTATTTAGAGAAAGGAGTACATCTTATCCAGTATTATCAAGAAGAGGGTACTGGCACACAACTATCACGGGCTGGATGGAAGAAACCCGGAGACAAAGACTTTATGATTATTCCGAAGGAGGCATTTATTGACAAATTAAAAGCCAGACAGGCTAGTCTTCAAGCCTATGGAAAACCTCTAAATGCTTTCTTCTTTACAGAGGAAAAAGAAAGCATGCGTTTTAATAGACAAACTCAGGAGTTGATATCTTTTCAATTTCAGGATGCTTCTATAAGTAAGGATAGCGGAACCCTTTCCTATCAATGGGACTTTGGGGATGGAAGTACCAGTAGCGAGAGGAATCCTCTGCATATTTACCCGGCTGACAGTATCTATAAAGTAAGATTACAGGTTAAAAATGTTGAAGACCTCATGGATATCTATGAGAAATATATTCAGGTACATCCCCGGAGTCAGCCGAAAAGCATCCAGCTGGAATGGAGAGTTACTAACACCCTGAATATATTCTACCCGCAGGAACTACTTCAGTTAGGGGTCTGGATAAAAAACTATTCTGATACTGGCGCTAAGCTTAAGCTCGTCTGGGAATCTCTGGATAATAGGGGAGATAAGATTAAACAGGGTTCTAGGGAACTCGTTCTGGAACCGAATCAGGCAGAAAAGGTGGATATTCCTCCGGCCCGATTTATTAAAGATAAAAGTATGGATTTTTATCTGAGTTACGGCGGTAATATAATAACAAAAAAGAAAATAGAATTTTTAGATGTGGGTTCTGAGTTTAAAGGTCTAAGAATCGTGGAGGGTCACATAGAGGATTCAGAAAATAGCTTGGTGCTCTTTCGCATCAGCCAGACAAAAGCTCCTGCTTATCGTCCCCATCGTACTCAAAATAAAGCAAATATTGTTATACTGGGAGCTTCTTTTTACAATAAAGACGATAATGATAACTGCTGGAAAATACTTTCAGGATTACTGAAGAATTATTATGGGAATAAAGTTAAGGTAAACCTCAACTATGTAGAGATTTCAGAGGATGCACAAGTTAGTTCAGGTCTTCTGGGAATATGCCGATTAGAAGAAGCTATTAAACAGAATCCGGACCTGGTCCTGTTTTCCCTGGGAATGAATGAGGTTATTAGTCATCTTTCTCTGGGGGAATTCAAGCGCTGTTTAACCTTTCTTACCACAGCTATTAAATCCCGTGGGATACGCACTGTACTGGTAATTCCTCCACCGGTTATTGATAAAGTGATTTTTTCTATGGATATAGCCATAGCTGTGAAAGAAGTGGGATTAAGGCAGGCGGTTGAAATGGTTGACCTTTTCAGCGCTTTTCCCAGGGAAGAGACTGCCCTTTCTCTGCTCTATCAATCTGATTTTTGTGAAAAAGTTCACCTTTTATATCCCCGCAGAGCTGGGCAGAGTTTAATAGCTAAACAAATCTTTGAAACAGTGAAGAAAAATGTCCCCAAACCAGAAAAATAA
- a CDS encoding glycosyltransferase: MSPNQKNKHLVTHELFHKHPEESACRTLTGRQWIILISLSVLLLVFLMVSPSRCLILANFLAVTFYILFSLYKFFLINLSIMKKKEIEVSAGEIEALPDEKLPVYTILVPLYKETELLKQITTSINKLDYPKDKLDVKLLLEEDDRETIEFTQKLSLDSHFKRVIVPHSIPKTKPKACNLGLSEAQGEFLVIYDAEDVPESDQLKKAILAFRKVPDEVICLQAKLNFYNQRQNWLTRWFTTEYSMWFDLYLPGLGDFDAPIPLGGTSNHFKTDKLKELCGWDPYNVAEDCDLGIRLHKRGYRTQMLDSTTWEEACSNLKYWIRQRSRWVKGYIQTYLVNNRHPVSLLKKLGIKNYLNFHMIVGGMFFCFLMNPFYWLLTLLWFLTRWQELAIFFPPAVFLLGALCLFVGNFVFIYTCAIGAYKRGYYDLVKYALIIPPYWALISIGAWKGFIQLITRPFYWEKTRHGFFQENKREN, encoded by the coding sequence ATGTCCCCAAACCAGAAAAATAAGCACCTAGTCACGCACGAGCTTTTTCATAAGCATCCGGAAGAGAGTGCCTGTCGCACTCTGACAGGAAGGCAGTGGATTATTCTCATCAGTTTATCAGTTTTACTGCTGGTATTCCTCATGGTATCACCTTCCAGATGCCTTATTCTGGCGAATTTTCTGGCAGTAACTTTCTATATTCTCTTCTCTCTCTATAAATTTTTCCTTATTAATCTGTCAATAATGAAGAAAAAAGAGATAGAAGTTTCTGCAGGAGAAATAGAAGCATTGCCTGATGAAAAGCTGCCTGTCTATACCATTCTGGTTCCCTTATACAAAGAAACTGAACTGTTAAAACAGATAACTACCTCTATTAATAAGCTTGACTATCCCAAGGATAAACTGGATGTAAAGTTGCTCCTGGAGGAGGATGACAGAGAAACCATAGAATTTACCCAGAAGCTGAGCTTGGACAGCCATTTCAAGAGAGTGATTGTTCCCCACTCTATTCCCAAGACCAAACCTAAAGCTTGTAATCTGGGGCTTTCCGAGGCTCAGGGAGAATTTCTTGTAATTTACGATGCTGAAGACGTGCCCGAATCCGACCAGCTAAAGAAGGCCATACTGGCATTCAGGAAGGTACCTGATGAGGTTATCTGTCTGCAGGCAAAGCTGAATTTTTATAACCAGCGGCAGAACTGGCTTACCAGATGGTTCACTACTGAATACTCCATGTGGTTTGATCTTTATCTGCCGGGCCTGGGAGATTTTGATGCCCCTATTCCCTTAGGTGGTACCTCCAATCACTTCAAGACAGACAAGCTCAAAGAACTGTGTGGATGGGATCCTTATAACGTAGCGGAAGACTGCGATCTGGGAATCAGACTTCATAAGAGGGGATATCGTACCCAGATGTTAGATTCCACTACCTGGGAAGAAGCTTGCAGTAACCTGAAATACTGGATTCGCCAGAGATCCCGCTGGGTAAAGGGATATATTCAAACATATTTAGTAAATAATCGTCATCCTGTCAGTCTCCTTAAAAAACTGGGTATAAAAAATTATCTCAATTTTCACATGATTGTTGGAGGGATGTTTTTCTGTTTTTTAATGAATCCCTTTTACTGGCTGTTGACTTTGCTGTGGTTTCTTACCCGCTGGCAGGAGCTGGCTATCTTCTTCCCGCCGGCAGTATTTCTTCTTGGAGCACTGTGCCTTTTTGTGGGTAATTTCGTCTTTATCTATACATGTGCCATAGGAGCCTATAAAAGAGGTTATTATGATTTGGTGAAATATGCACTGATAATTCCGCCTTATTGGGCATTAATAAGTATAGGAGCGTGGAAAGGCTTCATACAGCTGATAACCAGACCATTCTACTGGGAAAAGACCCGGCACGGTTTTTTTCAGGAAAATAAGAGAGAAAATTGA